A single region of the Pseudomonas solani genome encodes:
- a CDS encoding SDR family oxidoreductase, with the protein MPHPARTAIVTGASRGIGAAIARRLAADGFQIVVNYAARPEAAEQVVRSIIQAGGRAYAILADVSDPAAVAVLFDQTELEYGGVDVLVNNAGIIQPGLVDLADTSEALYDRIFAVNTRGTFNTMKLAAQRLRDGGRIINFSTSVVGLALPGYAAYAGSKAAVEAMGRVFAKELRGRGITVNCVAPGPTATELFLDGKDAETVARLANLAPLQRLGQPEDIAGVVAFLASEEGGWINGQTLRVNGGIV; encoded by the coding sequence ATGCCGCACCCTGCCAGAACCGCAATCGTCACGGGCGCCTCCCGAGGGATAGGGGCCGCCATCGCCCGACGCCTCGCCGCCGACGGCTTCCAGATCGTCGTCAACTATGCCGCCCGTCCCGAGGCCGCCGAACAGGTGGTGCGCTCGATCATCCAGGCCGGAGGCCGGGCGTACGCCATCCTCGCGGATGTCAGCGACCCGGCGGCGGTGGCCGTGCTCTTCGACCAGACCGAGCTGGAGTACGGCGGGGTCGATGTGCTGGTGAACAACGCCGGGATCATCCAGCCTGGCCTGGTGGACCTGGCCGATACCAGCGAGGCGCTGTACGACCGGATTTTCGCGGTCAACACCCGCGGCACCTTCAACACCATGAAGCTGGCCGCGCAGCGCCTGCGCGATGGCGGGCGGATCATCAACTTCTCCACCAGCGTGGTGGGCCTGGCGCTGCCGGGCTACGCCGCCTATGCCGGCTCCAAGGCGGCGGTGGAGGCCATGGGCCGGGTGTTCGCCAAGGAGCTGCGCGGCCGCGGCATCACCGTCAACTGCGTAGCGCCGGGGCCGACCGCCACCGAGCTGTTCCTCGACGGCAAGGACGCGGAAACCGTGGCGCGCCTGGCCAACCTGGCGCCCTTGCAGCGCCTCGGCCAGCCGGAAGACATCGCCGGGGTGGTGGCCTTCCTCGCCAGCGAGGAGGGCGGCTGGATCAACGGCCAGACGCTGCGGGTCAACGGCGGCATCGTCTGA
- a CDS encoding TRAP transporter substrate-binding protein, whose translation MIKKYIAVLACALTLPTGFAAAAEEAPITLRFSHVVADDTPKGQGALLFKKLVEERLGSQVKVEVYPNSTLFGDADELQALADGKVDLLAPSLAKFDQYTKQLQIFDLPFLFDDLEAVNRFQKRAKGRQLLRSMEDKGIIGLAYWHNGMKQMSANRALHTPADARGLAFRIQASGVLEAQFAQLGAKAVPMPFAEAFAALQSGKVQGTENTWSNLYSQKINTVQPFIMETNHGVLDYMLVSNARTWYAIPHKTRTELEAIIDEVTFAVNHAAEQQNQADRQRIQSSGKTQLVTLSPEERQAWRTAMQPVWEQFTPEIGADIVKAAQVVNRKQSQ comes from the coding sequence ATGATCAAGAAGTACATCGCCGTCCTGGCCTGCGCACTGACTCTGCCCACCGGTTTCGCCGCCGCTGCGGAGGAAGCGCCCATTACCCTGCGCTTCTCCCACGTGGTGGCCGACGACACGCCCAAGGGCCAGGGCGCGCTCCTGTTCAAGAAGCTGGTGGAAGAACGCCTCGGCAGCCAGGTGAAGGTGGAGGTCTACCCCAACTCCACGCTGTTCGGCGACGCCGACGAGCTGCAAGCCCTGGCGGACGGCAAGGTGGACCTGCTGGCCCCGTCGCTGGCCAAGTTCGACCAGTACACCAAGCAGTTGCAGATCTTCGACCTGCCCTTCCTGTTCGACGACCTCGAAGCCGTCAACCGCTTCCAGAAGCGCGCCAAGGGCCGCCAACTGCTGCGCTCCATGGAAGACAAGGGCATCATCGGCCTCGCCTACTGGCACAACGGCATGAAACAGATGTCGGCCAACCGCGCCCTGCACACACCGGCCGACGCCCGCGGCCTGGCCTTCCGTATCCAGGCCTCCGGCGTACTCGAGGCGCAGTTCGCCCAGCTCGGCGCCAAGGCCGTGCCGATGCCCTTTGCCGAAGCCTTCGCGGCGCTGCAAAGCGGCAAGGTCCAGGGCACCGAGAACACCTGGTCCAACCTCTACAGCCAGAAGATCAACACCGTCCAGCCCTTCATCATGGAAACCAACCACGGTGTGCTGGACTACATGCTGGTGAGCAACGCGCGCACCTGGTACGCCATCCCGCACAAGACCCGCACCGAGCTGGAAGCCATCATCGATGAGGTCACCTTTGCGGTGAACCACGCCGCCGAGCAGCAGAACCAGGCCGACCGCCAACGCATCCAGAGCAGCGGCAAGACCCAGCTGGTCACCCTCAGCCCCGAGGAACGCCAAGCCTGGCGCACCGCCATGCAGCCGGTGTGGGAGCAGTTCACCCCCGAGATCGGCGCCGACATCGTCAAGGCCGCGCAGGTCGTCAACCGCAAGCAGTCGCAGTAA
- a CDS encoding heavy metal sensor histidine kinase, with product MRRLSLGARLSLLFAACTAAVSLIAGLLFDRASAAHFVELDQQLLAGKVEVLRSILGPARNAEAIGRHADELRTELERHPDLALRILGADGEPWFDSQAVSGAGHDRHGDTAWRRFDAPLEPQRAQSPRLELRLDITHHQHFLERMQRLIWLTVGLSALATALLGAWAVRSGLRPLRRMTEVAAGVSASSLTTRLADDRLPAELAGLTQAFNAMLGRLDDAFQRLSAFSSDIAHELRTPLSNLLTQTQVTLAQPRDGDAYREALHSNLEELQHLAQMVNDMLFLAKAEHGLLATRLEPLQLGAELDAMAEFFAPLAEDGQVTLSRQGDARLPADRALLRRALSNLIDNALRFTPAGGRIQLLVQQDAGQVRLEVANDGTPIPAELLPRLFDRFFRGDPARREGQAEHAGLGLAITRSIVHAHGGAIRCESAGGWTRFVLEFPLAP from the coding sequence ATGCGCCGCCTGTCCCTCGGCGCCCGCCTCAGCCTGCTGTTCGCCGCCTGCACCGCCGCCGTCTCGCTGATCGCCGGCCTGCTCTTCGACCGCGCCAGCGCCGCGCACTTCGTCGAACTCGACCAGCAACTGCTGGCCGGCAAGGTCGAGGTGTTGCGCAGCATCCTCGGCCCGGCGCGCAACGCCGAAGCCATCGGCCGCCATGCAGACGAGCTGCGCACCGAGCTGGAACGCCACCCCGACCTGGCCCTGCGCATCCTCGGCGCCGACGGCGAACCCTGGTTCGACAGCCAGGCCGTCTCCGGCGCCGGCCATGACCGCCACGGCGACACCGCCTGGCGCCGCTTCGACGCGCCCCTGGAACCGCAGCGCGCGCAATCGCCCCGGCTGGAACTGCGCCTGGACATCACCCACCACCAGCACTTCCTCGAACGCATGCAGCGGCTGATCTGGCTCACCGTCGGCCTCAGCGCCCTGGCCACCGCCCTGCTCGGCGCCTGGGCCGTGCGCAGCGGCCTGCGCCCCCTGCGGCGGATGACCGAAGTCGCCGCCGGCGTCTCCGCCAGCTCGCTCACCACGCGCCTGGCCGACGACCGGCTGCCCGCCGAGCTGGCCGGCCTCACCCAGGCCTTCAACGCCATGCTCGGCCGCCTCGACGACGCCTTCCAGCGCCTCTCGGCCTTCTCCAGCGACATCGCCCACGAGCTGCGCACGCCGCTGTCCAACCTGCTCACCCAGACCCAGGTCACCCTCGCCCAGCCCCGTGACGGCGACGCCTACCGCGAAGCGCTGCACTCCAACCTCGAAGAGCTGCAGCACCTGGCGCAGATGGTCAACGACATGCTGTTCCTGGCCAAGGCCGAGCACGGCCTGCTCGCCACCCGCCTGGAGCCCCTGCAGCTGGGGGCCGAGCTGGACGCGATGGCGGAATTCTTCGCGCCCCTGGCCGAGGATGGCCAGGTCACCCTCAGCCGCCAGGGCGACGCCCGCCTGCCGGCCGACCGCGCCCTGCTGCGCCGCGCCCTGTCCAACCTGATCGACAACGCCCTGCGCTTCACCCCGGCGGGCGGACGCATCCAGCTCCTGGTGCAGCAGGACGCCGGCCAGGTGCGCCTGGAAGTGGCCAACGACGGCACCCCGATCCCCGCCGAACTGCTGCCGCGGCTGTTCGACCGCTTCTTCCGGGGCGACCCGGCGCGCCGTGAAGGCCAGGCGGAGCACGCCGGCCTCGGCCTGGCCATCACCCGCTCCATCGTCCACGCCCACGGCGGCGCCATCCGCTGCGAATCGGCCGGCGGCTGGACGCGCTTCGTGCTGGAGTTCCCGCTAGCGCCTTGA
- a CDS encoding WG repeat-containing protein produces MVKGSKALLWGLVLMMGGTGAAEAASQLLCGMRWSSANEAVDQRLGGDCMLVTAKGALQVPQLFQQVGGGLQAGRFAFKRDELWGYADDAGRVLVAPGLSIARPFVEGRAMVCREEADRRFCGYLGLDGKPAFPLVEGLYFLRDYRGGQTLAAPDGGRGNFYMDGSGNRQEPGASAAGRCNAWVLETRSARALGRLPADGRLPVPGADAQHPLGDCAQALEAVPPLELDLAALFSEWLHLQVTRVHPLNEVVRVMATDGPWGWGLLDEQAKLLFGPAPRLYSEPLDLSLREGLLPVRLPTGENLGQVQSPSTVRFMAVDGSYPLPGDFEDAHGFHEGLAAARSSQNHLWGFIDHQGAWVIAPSYPAVIDDFDEGRAVVTLPLPYERSVEALIDRSGQVLARYDELLARHFPDPQLEQLPGPLPFLPCMLNGANYLSPEERRVALEGQGGDWAGLCVDDQLRAKAQQMAVRLHGSLAPERSILQWSAALDAWLARLRACKADTGCQRALLDEGLSDPRWAQPVASEGGMALPELPGEVPEALQQRLRQQVAQSGNYSPEDEDMGDGWGKASLGFGRVDLGEGRPGVLVSQNVQRSNAHWLFAVDDPGEAQLLLEGQGMLGAVSGPLSQGHVPVRVYADQGQGVSDWRFNGSTYVLEASCWQAWGVDVLLSYDCQPAGPDSRR; encoded by the coding sequence ATGGTGAAGGGAAGCAAGGCGCTGCTGTGGGGCCTGGTGCTGATGATGGGCGGCACGGGCGCTGCCGAGGCGGCGTCGCAGCTGCTCTGCGGCATGCGTTGGTCGAGCGCCAACGAGGCGGTCGACCAGCGTCTGGGTGGCGACTGCATGCTGGTGACGGCGAAGGGGGCGCTGCAGGTGCCGCAACTGTTCCAGCAGGTGGGCGGGGGGCTGCAGGCCGGCCGCTTCGCCTTCAAGCGCGATGAGCTCTGGGGCTATGCCGATGACGCGGGGCGGGTGCTGGTGGCGCCCGGCCTGAGCATCGCCCGGCCCTTCGTCGAGGGGCGGGCGATGGTCTGCCGCGAGGAAGCCGACCGACGCTTCTGCGGCTACCTGGGCCTGGACGGCAAGCCGGCCTTCCCGCTGGTCGAGGGCCTGTATTTCCTCCGTGACTACCGGGGCGGCCAGACCCTGGCGGCCCCCGATGGCGGTCGGGGCAACTTCTATATGGACGGCAGCGGAAACCGCCAGGAGCCGGGCGCGAGCGCGGCCGGGCGCTGCAACGCCTGGGTGCTGGAGACCCGTTCCGCCCGCGCCCTGGGTCGCTTGCCGGCGGATGGGCGGCTGCCGGTGCCGGGGGCCGATGCCCAGCACCCGCTGGGCGATTGCGCCCAGGCGCTGGAGGCGGTGCCGCCCCTGGAACTGGACCTGGCGGCGCTGTTCAGCGAGTGGCTGCACCTGCAGGTGACCCGTGTGCACCCCTTGAACGAAGTCGTGCGGGTGATGGCGACGGACGGGCCCTGGGGCTGGGGCCTGCTGGATGAGCAGGCGAAGCTGCTGTTCGGCCCGGCGCCTAGGTTGTACAGCGAGCCGCTCGACCTGAGCCTGCGCGAGGGCCTGCTGCCGGTGCGGCTGCCCACCGGGGAGAACCTGGGGCAGGTGCAGTCGCCGAGCACGGTGCGTTTCATGGCGGTGGACGGCAGCTACCCGCTGCCGGGGGATTTCGAGGATGCCCACGGCTTCCACGAGGGCTTGGCGGCGGCGCGTTCGTCGCAGAATCACCTGTGGGGCTTTATCGATCACCAGGGAGCCTGGGTGATCGCCCCGAGCTACCCGGCAGTGATCGACGATTTCGATGAGGGGCGGGCGGTGGTGACCCTGCCGCTGCCCTACGAGCGCAGCGTCGAGGCGCTGATCGACCGCAGCGGGCAGGTGCTGGCCCGTTACGACGAGCTGCTGGCGCGCCATTTCCCCGACCCGCAGCTGGAGCAGTTGCCGGGGCCGCTGCCTTTCCTGCCCTGCATGCTGAACGGTGCGAACTACCTGTCGCCAGAAGAACGGCGGGTGGCGCTGGAGGGGCAGGGCGGTGACTGGGCGGGCCTGTGTGTGGACGATCAGTTGCGGGCGAAGGCGCAGCAGATGGCGGTGCGCTTGCACGGCAGCCTGGCGCCGGAGCGCTCGATCCTGCAGTGGTCCGCTGCCCTCGATGCCTGGCTGGCGCGCTTGCGGGCCTGCAAGGCCGACACCGGCTGCCAGCGGGCGCTGCTGGACGAGGGACTGAGCGACCCGCGCTGGGCGCAGCCGGTGGCTTCGGAAGGCGGCATGGCCTTGCCGGAACTCCCGGGCGAGGTGCCGGAGGCGCTGCAGCAGCGCCTGCGTCAACAGGTGGCGCAGTCGGGCAACTACTCGCCCGAAGACGAGGACATGGGCGATGGCTGGGGCAAGGCGAGCCTGGGGTTCGGCCGGGTCGACCTGGGCGAAGGCCGGCCGGGCGTGCTGGTGTCGCAGAACGTGCAGCGCAGCAACGCCCATTGGCTGTTCGCGGTGGATGACCCAGGCGAGGCGCAACTGCTGCTGGAAGGGCAGGGCATGCTCGGCGCGGTGAGCGGGCCGCTGAGCCAGGGCCATGTGCCGGTGCGCGTGTATGCGGACCAGGGGCAGGGGGTCTCCGACTGGCGCTTCAACGGCTCGACCTATGTGCTGGAGGCGTCCTGCTGGCAGGCCTGGGGCGTGGATGTGCTGCTGAGCTACGACTGCCAGCCCGCCGGCCCCGATTCAAGGCGCTAG